A genomic window from Motilibacter aurantiacus includes:
- a CDS encoding SigE family RNA polymerase sigma factor has product MSETSSFDAFYAASARRVLHAMYAMTGDLAEAQDCVQEAYARAWQRWGRVAGYDDPEAWVRTVAWRLAVNRWRRGRNALAALVRHGPPPPGRPPSEDNVAIVAALRQIPEAQRRAIVLHHLCGHSVEDVARETEAPVGTVKARLSRGRAALAALLSEDEPDKETSLA; this is encoded by the coding sequence GTGAGCGAGACGAGCAGCTTCGACGCGTTCTACGCGGCGAGCGCGCGCCGGGTGCTGCACGCGATGTACGCGATGACCGGCGACCTGGCCGAGGCCCAGGACTGCGTGCAGGAGGCGTACGCCCGGGCGTGGCAGCGCTGGGGCCGGGTGGCCGGCTACGACGACCCGGAGGCGTGGGTGCGCACCGTCGCCTGGCGGCTGGCGGTCAACCGCTGGCGGCGCGGGCGCAACGCGCTGGCCGCGCTCGTCCGGCACGGGCCGCCCCCTCCGGGACGGCCGCCGTCGGAGGACAACGTCGCGATCGTCGCCGCTCTCCGCCAGATCCCCGAGGCCCAGCGCCGGGCGATCGTGCTGCACCACCTGTGCGGGCACTCGGTCGAGGACGTCGCCCGGGAGACCGAGGCGCCGGTCGGCACCGTCAAGGCGCGGCTCTCGCGCGGACGGGCCGCTCTCGCCGCCCTGCTGTCCGAGGACGAGCCGGACAAGGAGACATCTCTTGCCTGA